The Hordeum vulgare subsp. vulgare chromosome 4H, MorexV3_pseudomolecules_assembly, whole genome shotgun sequence genomic interval CATGTGCGCCGACAGCGGCAACCTCATGGCCATCGCGCAGCAGGTgatccagcagcagcagcagcagcacagccagcagcagcagcagcggcaccaccaccaccaccaccaactgcCGCCGCCCGTGCCGATGCCGATGCCGGCGCCCCCGCACGCGCAGATCCCGCCGTTCGGCGCCGCGGCGTGGCCCCAGGGCGAACACTTTTTCCCGGACGTGTTTGGCTCCTCcgccgccgacgccgacgccgtcttctccgacctccccgccgccgccgacttCGACTCCGACGGCTGGATGGAGAGCCTCATCGGGGACGCCCCCGTGTTCCAGGACTCCGACCTCGACCGCCTCATCTTcaacgccccgccgccgcccgtccCGCCCCCGGCCGACGCGGAGGCCGATGCCGTCGCACGGGCAGAGGGTGCGCCGGCCTCGCTACCCACGGTTGCTGCCGCCGCGGCGCAGGCGGCGTGCTCTTCCCCGGGCGCAGCCGACGCGTCCTGCTCCGCCCCCATCGTCCAGTCCCTCCTCGCCTGCTCCCGCGCCGCGGCGGCCGGCTCGGGCCTCGCCGCCGCGGAGCTCGCCAAGGTCCGCGCCGCCGCCACCGAGTCCGGGGACCCCGCCGAGCGCGTGGCCTTCTACTTCTCCGACGCGCTCGCTCGCCGCCTCGCCTGCCGCGGCGCGGCGCGGGCGCCCCTCGACACGGCATCTTCCGACGCGCGGCTCGCCTCCGACGAGGTCACGCTCTGCTACAAGACGCTCAACGACgcctgcccctactccaagttcGCGCACCTCACCGCCAACCAGGCCATCCTGGAGGCCACGGGCGCGGCGACCAAGATCCACATCGTTGACTTCGGCATCGTGCACGGCATCCAGTGGGCGGCGCTGCTCCAGGCGCTGGCCACGCGGCCCGAGGGGAAGCCATCCCGGATTCGCATCTCCGGCGTCCCCTCGCCGTACTTGGGGCCGCAGCCCGCGGCGTCCCTGGCCGCGACCAGCGCGCGTCTCCGCGACTTCGCGCAGCTTCTCGGGGTGGACTTCGAGTTCGTCCCGTTGCTCCGGCCGGTGCACGAGCTCGACCTGTCCGACTTCTCGGTCGAGCCAGACGAGGTCGTGGCCGTCAACTTCATGCTCCAGCTCTACCACCTCCTGGGCGACTCCGACGAGCCGGTGCGGCGGGTCCTCCGGCTCGCCAAATCGCTCGGCCCGGCGGTGGTGACCCTCGGGGAGTACGAGGTGAGCCTGAACCGAGCCGGGTTCGTCGACCGGTTCGCCAGCGCGCTGAGCTACTACCGGTGCGTGTTCGAGTCGCTGGACGTGGCTATGGCGCGGGACTCAGAGGACAGACTGACGCTGGAGCGGTGCATGTTCGGGGAGCGCATCCGCAGGGCCGTCGGGCCGCCGGAAGGTGCCGACCGGAAGGACAGGATGGCCGGCAGCGGCGAGTGGCAGGCGCTCATGGAGTGGTGCGGCTTCGAGCCCGTCCGGCTCAGCAACTACGCCGAGAGCCAGGCCGAGCTCCTGCTGTGGGACTACGATTCCAAGTACAAGTATTCGCTCGTGGAGCTGCCGCCGGCTTTCCTGTCGCTCGCATGGGATAAGCGGCCTCTCCTCACCGTCTCCGCTTGGCGGTGAGCCTCACCCTTCTTCTTGTTCGACTCGACGGAGCAAAGCTCTTAATGGTTAGCAGCTTATCGTTCTGAAGCTTTTGTAATTTGTAGTACTGCTAGTTTCGTCCCTCCCTTGGAAGCTCTGTTTATTTAGGATGATTATTATGGTCATGGCTAGGATGGTGTAATAGCTAGGATCGATGGGGATATTTAGTTGAACTAGCTTCTCAGATGATGCCTGTTTTGCAGCATGTTATTATAGCTGGGGTTAAGTAGACCAAATCTAGTGCTAATTGTATATGAATTTAGAGCATGCTATGTATGCCTTTAGGGGGAGATTTACCATCGCTCATGCGTATGATTTTTGGATTATGGTACTCTAATTGATGTTATTATGGATGCACCACATGGAATTGAAACATGCCACTTCTATGTGTTGGTGGTAATATTGCTGTCAAGTAGATGTGGAGGATAGTGTTCCATCCACATTCCCAAGTTAAGTCTCCCTCGATCCTTCACAGCTTCTCAACTCCCCTTTGGCCCTTTCCATGTTCTGTTATGAAACTCtatagttctcaatttcaagctgtCGTTTTATCTGAATTTTGCCTTGATTATCCTTACTCCATTGTAGTCGGGCATTTCCGTTGTAGCCAATCAATCAAGGTGAACTTTGTATTTTCCATTAGTTGTTTCGTTACAAATTATTGACTTGACTGTAACTTGtcaaacttcatatgtatactgtATTCAGTACTGCAATTTGAGGTTTGCAAATTTGCAATTCAGTAGCTGCATATTTCATTTGTAGCAAATCAATCAAATTAGATATGTCTTGAAAAGTCTTCTATCACTGTATACTCTATATATACTCTGTTCATGGCTAGCTATTTTGGAAGTATTTTCTTCCGCAACTTGTATTTGAGTACAATTTCTCAAACTTTAGATAACCTTCAATTTTTTGGCAACCACATTTTTTTCACTCAACCGCCAATTTGATGTGTTCCATAATATAAACTGGTGTTGCTCTAGCACTCTGGTACATTTCTTGGTTAAAGATGCAAGCTGTCACATATTACAACATGTTAGAAAATTTGGCGTTTTATCTTGACCCAGAAGGTAGCATCCTTTTTTTACACCGGCCTTCCTTTTCTTCTGGAGCTTCTTAACCTGTTCTTATCTTGGACCGCTTTTTTGGCCATCTGAACTTGAGAATAAAGTTCATTGCACGAGGAGATCGCATACGCCCATACCTTTTATATGTACTcaccccgttcctaaatataagtctttttatagatttcattaggaaccacatacaaagcaaaatgaatgaatctacactctaaaatatctctatatacatcggtatgtagtataaaacttctaaaaagacttatatttaggaacaaagggagtaTAATGTACTAGTAATGTAATTTGAAGTTTGCAAATTTGCAATTCAGTGGCTGCATATTTCCTTTTTAGCAAATCAATCAAAGGAAACGCGCTATCATCCGTTATGTCTTGAAAAGAATTCTCTCCTTGTATACTGTTATATATAGTACTCTGTTCATGGCTAGCTGTGTATTAGCAACCGCGTGTTTCCATTCAACTGTTTGTTAAACTGTTAGAAGCATTTTCTGCCTCAACTTGCAGCTGGGTACAATTTCCCTAACTTTAGATAACTTGCACTCTTTGCAACCACAATTTTTCACTGAACTTATTTTGATGTGCTCCATAATGTGAACTGATGATACTCTAGCACTCTGTCACATTTCTTTGTTGATGATGCAAGCCATCACATCTTACACCGTGTTAGAAAATTTATCTTGACCTAGAAGGTAGCATCTTTTTTTGACACCTGCTCTGCCTTTTCTTGCGGAGCTTAGCTTGTTCTTATCTCGGACCGGCTTTTGCCTTTTGGCCATCTGAACTCGAGAACAATGTTGTTTGCACGAGGACAGTGCATACGCGTATACATGCTGTTGTTTTCAGGTTCATTCCTTTGTTGGACTAATCAGTTGCCTGTTGGCCTTTTAAATAGCAGGGACCGTAAAAGTCATGACCAACCAAATTACTAATGGTGGTCAATATGTACAGCTAGCGTCACCCTGTCCTGGCTCTCTCAAGCAAGGAATTCTGAACAGAACATGGCCAATAAACAGCCGCAGAATTCTAAATATGACATGGCCAATAACAGTTACAGCACACATTTTTGAAGTGTCCAGGAGAATTGCTCTGAAATTCATGTTTTGGGCACATTGGTGTCCTGGTTTAGTTTGGCTACACCTAATTTCCCAAAAAGGGACAGAAGGAGTGCACTACAGCTTAACAGTCTTTTTCTAGGGGTTTGGAGGCGCTtggttagagcaactccaacggggcgaCTCATTTCGTCCGCGGGTGACCCACTCTCGGTCCATTTTGAGCCGGATTTACGTCGGCGCGGACACGAGACGGACACGCGCGCGCTCGCCTTCTCCTTTTCATGGGTCCGCTGATCGCTGGCACATTGGCCTCCCCTCATCCAACAACAACCCTCGCCTCCTTCGTCATCGCCGTCGCCGTCCATTTTTCCGGTGACTCTGCCAGCTGCCGGCACTGCAACATCCGCTCAGTAACGCCGCCACCTCCCACGTCGCCCGTCACCGTCGTCTTGCCGCCGGGGAACCGACTGCTTCCCACCCCCGCTCCCCCTCGACACAGCCGCGGCCGCGACCAAGAAGCCGCCTCCCTGCCCCGGCCAGATCCTCACTGGCACACTCGTCGGACGCCGGCAGGGCAACTAGCTGGTCCGTGCGCCAGGACTCCCTTCGTCGGTCGTCTCCTTCGTCGACGACCACAAACTGTTCGATAGTTTGtcaaggtacaaaatggactTCGCCGACAGTTCCTTTTTCACAATTTCCTTTGCGACTTCGACGATTCGTCGTCCGATGACGAGGGGGAGATATTGGCTGTTgtgttggtccatcaccacctcAATAGCCAGCGCCCGTTGTTCTGTGGCTCCATTTCGGGCCACCTTCTGAcgttgaatcgcaaccgagagagcgGTCATCTCCTTCTTTGAAAGGActactttgatacaacaaatcCGTTGTTCAAACATCAGGAATTCCGTCGCCGTTCTCGTACGATAGGCTTCTTTTCAACCGTATTAGAGAGTGGGTGGTCGGCGACGGTGACTATTTTgagtgcaaagaggatgccgTTGGAAAGATTGGTTTCTTCTCTTATCAGAAATGTATTGCCGTCATCCGAATGCTTGCATACGAAGTGCCCGATGATCTCATTGACGAGCACGTCCGTATGAGCGAGTCTACATGACTAGAGTCCGTGTATAAGTTCTGCAAGGCTGTTATTGCTGTGTTTGGCCCTGAGTGCTTGAGAGAGCCGACTCCTGAAGATACAACCCGTttgttggcgatgaatgccaACATGGGCTTCCCACggatgcttggcagcatagactgcatgcactaggagtggaagaactgcccttttgcttggcaagggcagtataagggccatgtcagggcttgcactgtcatactaaAGGCCGCGGCGTCTCAAAATCTCTGGATCTCGCACTCTTTCTTTGACATGAccggatcacacaatgatatcaacgtgatTCAGCGCTCGCCGGTGTTTGCTAAGCTTGCCGAAGGCAACAGCCCACCAGTGAACTTTACTATCAACGACCACAACTACGACAAAGGATACTACCTTGATGACCAGGGCCGGCCCTTGGCCTAGGCAAAGAGTGCGATCGCCTAGGGGCCGGCGGATACTACCTTGATGACCAGGGCCGGCCCTTGGCCTAGGCAAGGAGTGCGACCGCCTAGGGCCCGGCCAGGGAAGGGGCCCATATCTTGTGTATGTGTATACTACTGTGTATATATTACAATTATTATCCAGTCATGGATTCTTTCTAGTATAAAAATGCACAACCTTTCTTTCTTCTTCAGTATCCGTCTCCTTCCATCTCCCCATTGATTACCAGAAGTCCCGAAGGAAGCCAGGCCCCAACGATGGaaaattaatgatttttttggtTCTATCACCACCttaatcttcttcttcattcggtTCGCACTAGGGCCCATGAAGTGCTAGGACCGGCCCTATGGGTGACGGTATCTATCCTCAGTGGACCACTATTGTCAATACAATCTCCGACCCTGttggagagaagaggaaaagatttgtCCAAGAtcaagagagtgctaggaaggatgtcgagcgtgcctttggtgttttgcaattTCAATGGGGCATGTTCGATATTCTGCTAATACCCGGAGCACGTAGAAACTGTGAGAGGTGATtcctgcttgtgtgatcatgcacaatatgaACGTAGAAAATGAGCGTCCGGACCGTTTCTACGATCTAGGGTTTCAGTTTTAGGGTGAGAATGTTGTGCGTGAGCATGGAGGAGCGATAACGTTTGAACAGTTTACGCAATTTCATCATGACATgcgtggttgagaaactcacgtgcaactacaaaatgatttggttgagcatacgtggattcatgttggcaaccaatagatgtatctTCTTTATTCTGCCTGCAAAACTATGTGAGACATTTTTACTTTTATTCGGTTTGTAAAACTATGTTATTTTATTCGGTTGAAACTATGTTATTTGTCTATAAGTTTAAATGCAAAAGCAATGCAAAAATAAGCTATTTGTAAAAATAGGGCGACCAGCCGGCCACACCGACACATATGGATCAATGCGTTGGACGCATTGCGGATCTAAATCTAAAACAGGACGGACGCCGAACGGACGACCGATCTAAA includes:
- the LOC123447599 gene encoding SCARECROW-LIKE protein 7, with the translated sequence MAYMCADSGNLMAIAQQVIQQQQQQHSQQQQQRHHHHHHQLPPPVPMPMPAPPHAQIPPFGAAAWPQGEHFFPDVFGSSAADADAVFSDLPAAADFDSDGWMESLIGDAPVFQDSDLDRLIFNAPPPPVPPPADAEADAVARAEGAPASLPTVAAAAAQAACSSPGAADASCSAPIVQSLLACSRAAAAGSGLAAAELAKVRAAATESGDPAERVAFYFSDALARRLACRGAARAPLDTASSDARLASDEVTLCYKTLNDACPYSKFAHLTANQAILEATGAATKIHIVDFGIVHGIQWAALLQALATRPEGKPSRIRISGVPSPYLGPQPAASLAATSARLRDFAQLLGVDFEFVPLLRPVHELDLSDFSVEPDEVVAVNFMLQLYHLLGDSDEPVRRVLRLAKSLGPAVVTLGEYEVSLNRAGFVDRFASALSYYRCVFESLDVAMARDSEDRLTLERCMFGERIRRAVGPPEGADRKDRMAGSGEWQALMEWCGFEPVRLSNYAESQAELLLWDYDSKYKYSLVELPPAFLSLAWDKRPLLTVSAWR